In the genome of Magnolia sinica isolate HGM2019 chromosome 2, MsV1, whole genome shotgun sequence, one region contains:
- the LOC131237551 gene encoding 3-ketoacyl-CoA synthase 5-like codes for MPTASTDGPKFINPKYVKIAYRNLVDRFLTFISIAIVISVLLEAIRLGPDEVMALWRSVEFDTVPVLVTTFVAVIMSTVYFMSRPRPICLVDHVCYKPPESCRFPAAKFMMQSRQISNFDPISVDFQMKILERSGLGNETSLPPALHHVPHNPTIQASREEAELVIFSVIDSLLEKTGVKPKDIDILIVNCSLFSPTPSLSAMVVNKYKMRSNIQSYNLAGMGCSAGLISIDLAKDLLHARPNSYALVISTEIITQYWYTGNQRSMLLANCLFRMGGASILLSNKRAEAKRAKYSLCHLVRTHKGADDSSYHSVYEEEDKEGKIGISLSKDLMTIAGAALRTNITTLGPLVLPISEQLLFLFSLIGRKVINPKWKPYIPDFKQAFDHFCIHAGGRGVIEELGKNLRLSPEHVEASKMTLHCFGNTSSSSPWYELDYIEAKGRMKKGDRVWQIALGSGFKCNSAVWRCNRTVKTPTGSAWDGFIDKYPVHIPDVHKV; via the coding sequence ATGCCTACTGCCTCGACAGATGGCCCCAAGTTCATCAATCCTAAGTACGTTAAGATCGCTTACCGAAACCTCGTCGATCGCTTCCTCACCTTCATCTCGATCGCCATCGTAATCTCCGTCCTCTTAGAAGCCATACGGCTGGGGCCTGATGAGGTCATGGCCCTTTGGCGATCGGTCGAGTTCGACACCGTACCTGTGCTAGTAACCACGTTTGTAGCTGTGATCATGTCCACGGTCTACTTCATGTCGCGCCCTAGGCCGATATGCCTCGTCGATCATGTATGCTACAAGCCTCCGGAATCGTGCCGCTTCCCTGCGGCTAAGTTCATGATGCAATCACGCCAAATCAGTAACTTCGACCCTATCAGCGTCGACTTCCAGATGAAGATCCTAGAGCGGTCAGGCCTTGGGAACGAAACTAGCCTTCCTCCAGCCCTCCATCATGTCCCCCACAACCCCACCATCCAAGCATCGAGGGAGGAGGCAGAGCTTGTTATCTTCTCCGTCATTGATTCGTTGCTTGAGAAGACAGGAGTCAAGCCCAAGGACATCGACATCCTCATCGTCAATTGCAGTCTCTTCTCGCCAACACCGTCCCTTTCAGCGATGGTGGTGAACAAGTACAAGATGCGTAGCAACATCCAAAGCTACAACCTTGCTGGAATGGGGTGCAGTGCAGGCCTTATATCGATCGATCTAGCCAAAGACCTCCTCCATGCTCGCCCTAATTCATATGCATTGGTGATCAGTACAGAGATCATCACTCAGTACTGGTACACTGGGAATCAACGGTCGATGTTGCTTGCCAATTGCCTGTTTCGAATGGGTGGAGCTTCGATCCTCCTTTCGAACAAACGGGCCGAAGCCAAGCGAGCCAAATACAGTTTATGCCATTTGGTTAGGACCCACAAAGGGGCAGACGACAGCTCCTACCACAGTGTATATGAGGAGGAAGATAAGGAAGGGAAGATTGGAATATCACTCTCCAAGGACCTGATGACGATTGCAGGTGCCGCTCTCCGGACCAACATCACGACGTTGGGCCCACTCGTACTTCCCATCTCGGAACAGCTTCTTTTCCTCTTCAGCCTCATCGGTCGTAAGGTGATCAACCCCAAGTGGAAGCCATACATTCCTGACTTCAAGCAAGCATTCGATCACTTCTGCATTCATGCAGGCGGACGTGGTGTGATCGAGGAGCTTGGAAAGAACCTCCGGCTATCACCAGAACACGTCGAGGCATCTAAAATGACTCTCCACTGTTTCGGAAACACTTCATCATCTTCTCCATGGTATGAATTGGACTACATCGAGGCGAAGGGGAGGATGAAGAAGGGAGATCGGGTGTGGCAGATTGCACTTGGGAGCGGTTTCAAGTGTAACAGTGCAGTGTGGCGGTGCAATCGGACCGTTAAAACTCCGACCGGAAGTGCGTGGGATGGCTTCATCGATAAGTACCCAGTGCATATACCAGATGTGCATAAGGTGTAG